One segment of Carassius auratus strain Wakin chromosome 2, ASM336829v1, whole genome shotgun sequence DNA contains the following:
- the LOC113116088 gene encoding retinoic acid receptor RXR-gamma-A isoform X2, producing MPLKYSECSSLQVTHGHLSSPPSQPPLGSLVSHHHPSIINGLGSPYSVITSSSLGSPSASMPTTSNMGYVALNSPQMNSMNSVSSSEDIKPPPGLVGPGSYSCSSPGSLSKHICAICGDRSSGKHYGVHSCEGCKGFFKRTIRKDLTYTCRENKDCQIDKRQRNRCQYCRYQKCLAMGMKREAVQEERQRGRERSDNEVESSSSFNEEMPVEKILDAELAVEPKTDAYTESSTGNSTNDPVTNICQAADKQLFTLVEWAKRIPHFSDLPLDDQVILLRAGWNELLIASFSHRSVTVKDGILLATGLHVHRSSAHSAGVGSIFDRVLTELVSKMKDMQMDKTELGCLRAIVLFNPDAKGLSNPSEVEALREKVYASLEGYTKHNYPDQPGRFAKLLLRLPALRSIGLKCLEHLFFFKLIGDTPIDTFLMEMLEAPHQIT from the exons ATGCCTTTAAAAtacagtgagt GTTCTTCTTTGCAGGTAACACATGGTCACCTGAGCTCCCCTCCATCCCAGCCTCCTCTCGGCTCCCTGGTGTCCCACCATCACCCCTCCATCATCAACGGTCTAGGGTCGCCATACTCAGTCATCACTTCTTCCTCCCTGGGCTCACCTTCAGCCTCCATGCCCACTACCTCCAACATGGGCTATGTAGCGCTCAACAGTCCACAG ATGAACTCTATGAACAGTGTTAGCAGTTCAGAAGACATTAAACCTCCTCCAGGACTGGTGGGACCGGGCAGTTACTCCTGCAGCAGCCCGGGATCCCTGTCCAAACACATCTGTGCCATCTGTGGAGACCGATCCTCAG GGAAACATTATGGTGTTCACAGCTGTGAAGGATGCAAGGGCTTCTTCAAGAGAACCATCCGGAAAGACCTTACATACACGTGTCGAGAAAATAAAGACTGCCAGATCGACAAGCGCCAGCGTAACCGCTGCCAGTACTGCCGCTATCAGAAGTGTCTAGCCATGGGCATGAAGAGAGAAG CGGTGCAGGAAGAAAGGCAGCGCGGTCGGGAAAGGAGTGATAATGAGGTGGAGTCTAGCAGCAGCTTTAATGAGGAGATGCCAGTGGAGAAGATCCTGGATGCTGAGCTTGCAGTGGAGCCCAAGACTGACGCTTATACTGAGTCCAGCACAGGCAACTCG ACAAATGACCCAGTGACCAACATCTGCCAGGCTGCAGACAAGCAGCTCTTTACTCTTGTGGAGTGGGCTAAGAGAATCCCGCACTTCTCTGACCTTCCTCTGGATGACCAGGTCATCCTGCTGCGAGCAG gttggAACGAGCTGCTCATTGCTTCATTCTCACACCGTTCTGTGACGGTTAAAGACGGGATCCTTTTGGCCACTGGCCTGCATGTCCACCGCAGCAGTGCTCACAGCGCAGGGGTCGGCTCTATATTTGACAG GGTATTAACAGAGCTGGTGTCTAAGATGAAGGACATGCAGATGGACAAGACGGAGCTGGGCTGTCTAAGAGCTATCGTCCTCTTTAACCCCG ATGCTAAAGGATTGTCAAACCCGTCAGAGGTCGAGGCATTACGGGAAAAAGTGTACGCTTCACTGGAGGGCTACACCAAACACAACTACCCCGACCAGCCCGGCAG GTTTGCCAAGCTGCTCCTCCGTCTGCCCGCTCTGCGCTCCATAGGACTGAAGTGCCTGGAGCACCTGTTCTTCTTCAAACTTATCGGAGACACACCTATAGACACTTTCCTCATGGAGATGCTGGAAGCGCCGCATCAAATCACATGA
- the LOC113116088 gene encoding retinoic acid receptor RXR-gamma-A isoform X4 codes for MPTTSNMGYVALNSPQMNSMNSVSSSEDIKPPPGLVGPGSYSCSSPGSLSKHICAICGDRSSGKHYGVHSCEGCKGFFKRTIRKDLTYTCRENKDCQIDKRQRNRCQYCRYQKCLAMGMKREAVQEERQRGRERSDNEVESSSSFNEEMPVEKILDAELAVEPKTDAYTESSTGNSTNDPVTNICQAADKQLFTLVEWAKRIPHFSDLPLDDQVILLRAGWNELLIASFSHRSVTVKDGILLATGLHVHRSSAHSAGVGSIFDRVLTELVSKMKDMQMDKTELGCLRAIVLFNPDAKGLSNPSEVEALREKVYASLEGYTKHNYPDQPGRFAKLLLRLPALRSIGLKCLEHLFFFKLIGDTPIDTFLMEMLEAPHQIT; via the exons ATGCCCACTACCTCCAACATGGGCTATGTAGCGCTCAACAGTCCACAG ATGAACTCTATGAACAGTGTTAGCAGTTCAGAAGACATTAAACCTCCTCCAGGACTGGTGGGACCGGGCAGTTACTCCTGCAGCAGCCCGGGATCCCTGTCCAAACACATCTGTGCCATCTGTGGAGACCGATCCTCAG GGAAACATTATGGTGTTCACAGCTGTGAAGGATGCAAGGGCTTCTTCAAGAGAACCATCCGGAAAGACCTTACATACACGTGTCGAGAAAATAAAGACTGCCAGATCGACAAGCGCCAGCGTAACCGCTGCCAGTACTGCCGCTATCAGAAGTGTCTAGCCATGGGCATGAAGAGAGAAG CGGTGCAGGAAGAAAGGCAGCGCGGTCGGGAAAGGAGTGATAATGAGGTGGAGTCTAGCAGCAGCTTTAATGAGGAGATGCCAGTGGAGAAGATCCTGGATGCTGAGCTTGCAGTGGAGCCCAAGACTGACGCTTATACTGAGTCCAGCACAGGCAACTCG ACAAATGACCCAGTGACCAACATCTGCCAGGCTGCAGACAAGCAGCTCTTTACTCTTGTGGAGTGGGCTAAGAGAATCCCGCACTTCTCTGACCTTCCTCTGGATGACCAGGTCATCCTGCTGCGAGCAG gttggAACGAGCTGCTCATTGCTTCATTCTCACACCGTTCTGTGACGGTTAAAGACGGGATCCTTTTGGCCACTGGCCTGCATGTCCACCGCAGCAGTGCTCACAGCGCAGGGGTCGGCTCTATATTTGACAG GGTATTAACAGAGCTGGTGTCTAAGATGAAGGACATGCAGATGGACAAGACGGAGCTGGGCTGTCTAAGAGCTATCGTCCTCTTTAACCCCG ATGCTAAAGGATTGTCAAACCCGTCAGAGGTCGAGGCATTACGGGAAAAAGTGTACGCTTCACTGGAGGGCTACACCAAACACAACTACCCCGACCAGCCCGGCAG GTTTGCCAAGCTGCTCCTCCGTCTGCCCGCTCTGCGCTCCATAGGACTGAAGTGCCTGGAGCACCTGTTCTTCTTCAAACTTATCGGAGACACACCTATAGACACTTTCCTCATGGAGATGCTGGAAGCGCCGCATCAAATCACATGA
- the LOC113116088 gene encoding retinoic acid receptor RXR-gamma-A isoform X1, which translates to MDNNDTYLHFSSSLQVTHGHLSSPPSQPPLGSLVSHHHPSIINGLGSPYSVITSSSLGSPSASMPTTSNMGYVALNSPQMNSMNSVSSSEDIKPPPGLVGPGSYSCSSPGSLSKHICAICGDRSSGKHYGVHSCEGCKGFFKRTIRKDLTYTCRENKDCQIDKRQRNRCQYCRYQKCLAMGMKREAVQEERQRGRERSDNEVESSSSFNEEMPVEKILDAELAVEPKTDAYTESSTGNSTNDPVTNICQAADKQLFTLVEWAKRIPHFSDLPLDDQVILLRAGWNELLIASFSHRSVTVKDGILLATGLHVHRSSAHSAGVGSIFDRVLTELVSKMKDMQMDKTELGCLRAIVLFNPDAKGLSNPSEVEALREKVYASLEGYTKHNYPDQPGRFAKLLLRLPALRSIGLKCLEHLFFFKLIGDTPIDTFLMEMLEAPHQIT; encoded by the exons GTTCTTCTTTGCAGGTAACACATGGTCACCTGAGCTCCCCTCCATCCCAGCCTCCTCTCGGCTCCCTGGTGTCCCACCATCACCCCTCCATCATCAACGGTCTAGGGTCGCCATACTCAGTCATCACTTCTTCCTCCCTGGGCTCACCTTCAGCCTCCATGCCCACTACCTCCAACATGGGCTATGTAGCGCTCAACAGTCCACAG ATGAACTCTATGAACAGTGTTAGCAGTTCAGAAGACATTAAACCTCCTCCAGGACTGGTGGGACCGGGCAGTTACTCCTGCAGCAGCCCGGGATCCCTGTCCAAACACATCTGTGCCATCTGTGGAGACCGATCCTCAG GGAAACATTATGGTGTTCACAGCTGTGAAGGATGCAAGGGCTTCTTCAAGAGAACCATCCGGAAAGACCTTACATACACGTGTCGAGAAAATAAAGACTGCCAGATCGACAAGCGCCAGCGTAACCGCTGCCAGTACTGCCGCTATCAGAAGTGTCTAGCCATGGGCATGAAGAGAGAAG CGGTGCAGGAAGAAAGGCAGCGCGGTCGGGAAAGGAGTGATAATGAGGTGGAGTCTAGCAGCAGCTTTAATGAGGAGATGCCAGTGGAGAAGATCCTGGATGCTGAGCTTGCAGTGGAGCCCAAGACTGACGCTTATACTGAGTCCAGCACAGGCAACTCG ACAAATGACCCAGTGACCAACATCTGCCAGGCTGCAGACAAGCAGCTCTTTACTCTTGTGGAGTGGGCTAAGAGAATCCCGCACTTCTCTGACCTTCCTCTGGATGACCAGGTCATCCTGCTGCGAGCAG gttggAACGAGCTGCTCATTGCTTCATTCTCACACCGTTCTGTGACGGTTAAAGACGGGATCCTTTTGGCCACTGGCCTGCATGTCCACCGCAGCAGTGCTCACAGCGCAGGGGTCGGCTCTATATTTGACAG GGTATTAACAGAGCTGGTGTCTAAGATGAAGGACATGCAGATGGACAAGACGGAGCTGGGCTGTCTAAGAGCTATCGTCCTCTTTAACCCCG ATGCTAAAGGATTGTCAAACCCGTCAGAGGTCGAGGCATTACGGGAAAAAGTGTACGCTTCACTGGAGGGCTACACCAAACACAACTACCCCGACCAGCCCGGCAG GTTTGCCAAGCTGCTCCTCCGTCTGCCCGCTCTGCGCTCCATAGGACTGAAGTGCCTGGAGCACCTGTTCTTCTTCAAACTTATCGGAGACACACCTATAGACACTTTCCTCATGGAGATGCTGGAAGCGCCGCATCAAATCACATGA
- the LOC113116088 gene encoding retinoic acid receptor RXR-gamma-A isoform X3 encodes MPLKYSSSLQVTHGHLSSPPSQPPLGSLVSHHHPSIINGLGSPYSVITSSSLGSPSASMPTTSNMGYVALNSPQMNSMNSVSSSEDIKPPPGLVGPGSYSCSSPGSLSKHICAICGDRSSGKHYGVHSCEGCKGFFKRTIRKDLTYTCRENKDCQIDKRQRNRCQYCRYQKCLAMGMKREAVQEERQRGRERSDNEVESSSSFNEEMPVEKILDAELAVEPKTDAYTESSTGNSTNDPVTNICQAADKQLFTLVEWAKRIPHFSDLPLDDQVILLRAGWNELLIASFSHRSVTVKDGILLATGLHVHRSSAHSAGVGSIFDRVLTELVSKMKDMQMDKTELGCLRAIVLFNPDAKGLSNPSEVEALREKVYASLEGYTKHNYPDQPGRFAKLLLRLPALRSIGLKCLEHLFFFKLIGDTPIDTFLMEMLEAPHQIT; translated from the exons ATGCCTTTAAAAtaca GTTCTTCTTTGCAGGTAACACATGGTCACCTGAGCTCCCCTCCATCCCAGCCTCCTCTCGGCTCCCTGGTGTCCCACCATCACCCCTCCATCATCAACGGTCTAGGGTCGCCATACTCAGTCATCACTTCTTCCTCCCTGGGCTCACCTTCAGCCTCCATGCCCACTACCTCCAACATGGGCTATGTAGCGCTCAACAGTCCACAG ATGAACTCTATGAACAGTGTTAGCAGTTCAGAAGACATTAAACCTCCTCCAGGACTGGTGGGACCGGGCAGTTACTCCTGCAGCAGCCCGGGATCCCTGTCCAAACACATCTGTGCCATCTGTGGAGACCGATCCTCAG GGAAACATTATGGTGTTCACAGCTGTGAAGGATGCAAGGGCTTCTTCAAGAGAACCATCCGGAAAGACCTTACATACACGTGTCGAGAAAATAAAGACTGCCAGATCGACAAGCGCCAGCGTAACCGCTGCCAGTACTGCCGCTATCAGAAGTGTCTAGCCATGGGCATGAAGAGAGAAG CGGTGCAGGAAGAAAGGCAGCGCGGTCGGGAAAGGAGTGATAATGAGGTGGAGTCTAGCAGCAGCTTTAATGAGGAGATGCCAGTGGAGAAGATCCTGGATGCTGAGCTTGCAGTGGAGCCCAAGACTGACGCTTATACTGAGTCCAGCACAGGCAACTCG ACAAATGACCCAGTGACCAACATCTGCCAGGCTGCAGACAAGCAGCTCTTTACTCTTGTGGAGTGGGCTAAGAGAATCCCGCACTTCTCTGACCTTCCTCTGGATGACCAGGTCATCCTGCTGCGAGCAG gttggAACGAGCTGCTCATTGCTTCATTCTCACACCGTTCTGTGACGGTTAAAGACGGGATCCTTTTGGCCACTGGCCTGCATGTCCACCGCAGCAGTGCTCACAGCGCAGGGGTCGGCTCTATATTTGACAG GGTATTAACAGAGCTGGTGTCTAAGATGAAGGACATGCAGATGGACAAGACGGAGCTGGGCTGTCTAAGAGCTATCGTCCTCTTTAACCCCG ATGCTAAAGGATTGTCAAACCCGTCAGAGGTCGAGGCATTACGGGAAAAAGTGTACGCTTCACTGGAGGGCTACACCAAACACAACTACCCCGACCAGCCCGGCAG GTTTGCCAAGCTGCTCCTCCGTCTGCCCGCTCTGCGCTCCATAGGACTGAAGTGCCTGGAGCACCTGTTCTTCTTCAAACTTATCGGAGACACACCTATAGACACTTTCCTCATGGAGATGCTGGAAGCGCCGCATCAAATCACATGA